Proteins encoded together in one Chitinophaga sp. LS1 window:
- a CDS encoding transglutaminase family protein — MLLQASSFFELYTEYPVTSIFMLRSKSEPTQFIRQEAFLTTPLVPVSEYIDGYGNICQRTILPVGTTIIESSVIAECDENIDVNPDAAYVPIEELPGLVLQFLLPSRYCESDKVGELAMEIIKDIQSGYEQVEAIRQWCFQNISRQYGTTNSSTSAVDVLQSRTGVCRDFTHVAIALCRSINIPARMVVGYLHDLKPMDLHAWFEAYVGDRWYTFDALMEKPVGGRIIMAIGRDAAEVAFASHFGEVVLVKMEVNVNKVI; from the coding sequence ATGCTCTTACAAGCTTCCTCCTTTTTTGAATTATATACTGAGTACCCTGTCACCAGTATTTTCATGTTACGTTCCAAAAGCGAACCTACACAGTTTATCAGGCAGGAAGCGTTTTTAACAACTCCGCTGGTGCCCGTGAGTGAATATATAGATGGGTATGGCAATATTTGTCAACGTACTATTTTACCTGTAGGAACTACCATCATTGAAAGCAGTGTTATCGCTGAGTGCGATGAGAATATTGATGTGAATCCAGACGCAGCATATGTACCGATAGAAGAGTTACCCGGTCTTGTATTGCAATTTCTACTACCAAGCAGGTATTGTGAGTCAGACAAAGTCGGTGAGCTGGCCATGGAAATTATAAAGGATATACAATCGGGGTATGAACAAGTTGAAGCAATCCGCCAATGGTGTTTCCAAAACATATCCCGTCAGTATGGTACTACCAATAGTTCTACATCTGCTGTGGATGTGCTGCAAAGCAGAACAGGTGTATGCAGGGATTTTACGCATGTAGCGATAGCACTGTGTCGAAGTATAAATATACCAGCCCGCATGGTGGTAGGATATCTGCATGATTTGAAACCAATGGATTTACATGCATGGTTTGAAGCGTATGTAGGGGATCGGTGGTATACATTTGATGCGTTGATGGAGAAACCGGTTGGAGGCAGGATCATTATGGCCATTGGCCGCGATGCGGCTGAAGTAGCTTTTGCCAGTCATTTTGGGGAGGTCGTGCTGGTGAAGATGGAGGTGAATGTGAATAAAGTGATTTAG
- a CDS encoding OmpA family protein, with translation MAFNLSKNNDPVPVAEKKSKLWIVLLLVVVIVGVAVWYFIPKKEKAVADTVVIAPVTDTAATTSVMDTATLVATPAPVADSPVASDPAPTSAGVPPVTAHTSAEGAPTAAGVRPPVAAPARIAASFNKGNSAPIAISDEVVKEIKKAHKITIYGYASSEGDISVNMRLAQERAISFKQYLISKGVDANMITAIGKGIDNPIATNDTETGRTQNRRVEVSIE, from the coding sequence ATGGCATTTAATCTTAGTAAGAATAATGATCCTGTTCCGGTGGCGGAAAAGAAGAGTAAATTGTGGATAGTGTTATTGTTGGTAGTGGTGATTGTTGGAGTGGCGGTTTGGTATTTTATACCGAAAAAGGAAAAAGCAGTAGCTGATACGGTTGTTATAGCTCCGGTTACGGATACAGCTGCTACAACTTCGGTTATGGATACAGCTACTTTAGTTGCAACTCCTGCCCCGGTAGCTGATTCACCTGTTGCTAGTGATCCTGCTCCTACCTCTGCCGGGGTTCCTCCTGTCACTGCTCATACCTCTGCGGAGGGGGCTCCTACCGCTGCCGGGGTTCGTCCCCCTGTCGCTGCTCCTGCCCGTATTGCCGCTTCATTCAACAAAGGGAACTCCGCTCCTATTGCTATTTCCGACGAAGTCGTAAAGGAAATAAAGAAAGCACATAAAATCACCATTTATGGCTACGCCAGCAGTGAAGGGGACATCTCTGTAAATATGAGACTGGCACAGGAAAGAGCAATATCATTTAAGCAATACCTCATCTCCAAAGGAGTTGATGCAAATATGATCACTGCTATAGGCAAAGGTATTGACAATCCCATCGCAACAAATGATACCGAAACAGGGCGTACCCAAAATCGGCGGGTAGAAGTAAGTATTGAATAG